From Coturnix japonica isolate 7356 chromosome 3, Coturnix japonica 2.1, whole genome shotgun sequence, the proteins below share one genomic window:
- the KIAA0408 gene encoding uncharacterized protein KIAA0408 homolog, with amino-acid sequence MDLRKQLENTERNWNKEKMELLEKFDNERKEWECQWKVMQKKIEELYQEVKLRRENNMNVHDNRAIQSKMLQLSMHSPASEKCETVELNYQHNVVNDGMERGILLSKTEPECKEIKTKRKNDTLLMDNLAFENHEELEDSLSIKTSKKNAKSYIGDLNVALKELARVSEELCSYQEEIRKKSNHRRMKSVPFLGKFEETQNTVILPEMNNLSNNESQSSVALEKEEHNNRKNLMSSTKVLKDMSYSSLTGNGGEVFRPCQQKEAPPVPPRSTSRHLTSSLSTVVQLPEAPMRDPGIKSNCKFQDSRSGRKLTNPSSVKQNETKMACANEKQTGKGPVIVTAAIPVTKNECVAPSFCHNTWAYDVGKDSKNEPSPLSAQKSCSDGNMAHSNRMHQKQSSKSHFSPYYCNDFYAAAALHIDLLGDSSCALGKAQRNETLAAKIDEFNRTVFHTDKRNTTLQENQVTRTALEDHKPCSPPCDSAISRTETVDSSCVSNPKLSAAKEQETSNPSKVVRTGGQQKQINGLPNTSGYRHMLHEHDWRPSNLSGRPRSADSRSNYGVVEKLLKNYEKSAVISPCNAKYCKDKWTRANSESTDGGCETRNQYLEMLPSEQGKQEFLRNSGRHIGQQLKQGRERQKLPEISVPAKCSNGKGFSRPARPANRRLPSRWASRSPSAPPAVRRTAYNCSVSFRSETSVV; translated from the exons ATGGACCTACGTAAACAACTGGAGAACACTGAGAGGAACTGGAACAAAGAGAAGATGGAACTGCTGGAAAAATTTGACAATGAGAGGAAAGAATGGGAATGTCAATGGAAAgttatgcagaagaaaattgaaGAG cTTTACCAGGAGGTAAAACTTCGAAGGGAGAACAATATGAATGTCCATGACAATAGGGCTATTCAGAGCAAGATGCTGCAGCTGTCCATGCATTCTCCTGCTTCAGAAAAGTGTGAAACAGTGGAGCTGAACTATCAACACAATGTAGTAAATGATGGGATGGAAAGGGGGATTTTGCTGAGTAAAACAGAACCTGAatgcaaagaaatcaaaaccaagagaaaaaacGATACTCTGTTAATGGACAATCTGGCCTTTGAGAACCACGAGGAACTTGAAGACAGCCTCAGCATCAAAACTTCCAAGAAAAATGCCAAGAGTTATATTGGTGATCTCAATGTA GCTCTTAAAGAACTTGCCAGAGTTAGTGAAGAATTATGCAGCTATCAAGAGGAAATTCGGAAGAAGTCCAACCACAGAAG AATGAAATCAGTTCCTTTCTTGGGGAAGTTTGAAGAAACCCAAAACACAGTTATTCTGCCTGAGATGAACAATCTGTCCAACAATGAATCGCAGTCTTCAGTTGCACTTGAAAAAGAAGAGCATAATAATAGGAAGAATCTGATGAGCTCCACCAAGGTTTTGAAGGATATGTCTTACAGTAGTCTTACTGGCAACGGAGGAGAAGTTTTCAGACCTTGTCAACAGAAAGAAGCTCCACCAGTTCCTCCACGAAGTACTTCTCGGCACTTAACAAGCTCGCTTTCCACAGTTGTGCAGCTTCCTGAAGCACCAATGAGAGATCCAGGCATCAAAAGCAATTGCAAGTTTCAGGACTCTAGGAGTGGAAGGAAACTGACAAATCCTtcatctgtaaaacaaaatgaaactaaaatgGCCTGTGCAAATGAGAAGCAGACTGGGAAAGGTCCTGTAATAGTAACTGCTGCAATACCTGTAACCAAAAATGAGTGCGTTGCACCAAGTTTCTGCCACAACACATGGGCATATGATGTTggaaaagacagtaaaaatgagCCTTCCCCACTGTCAGCCCAGAAGAGTTGTTCAGATGGAAATATGGCCCATAGTAACAGAATGCACCAGAAACAAAGTTCCAAGTCTCACTTCAGTCCTTATTACTGCAATGACTTTTATGCcgctgctgccctgcacatTGATCTTTTGGGAGACTCCAGTTGTGCTTTGGGAAAGgctcagagaaatgaaactttAGCAGCGAAGATTGATGAGTTTAACCGGACTGTATTTCACACAGATAAACGTAACACTACTTTGCAAGAAAACCAGGTGACTCGGACAGCATTAGAAGATCACAAACCCTGCAGCCCACCGTGTGACTCTGCTATTAGCAGGACAGAAACTGTAGATTCATCTTGTGTTTCAAATCCCAAActttctgcagcaaaagaaCAAGAAACTAGCAACCCTAGCAAAGTTGTCAGAACAGGAGggcaacaaaagcaaataaatggaCTTCCAAATACCAGTGGTTACAGGCACATGCTTCATGAGCATGACTGGAGACCGAGTAATCTATCCGGTCGCCCGCGTTCGGCTGACTCAAGATCAAACTATGGTGTTgttgaaaagcttttgaaaaactatgaaaaatcTGCAGTGATTTCTCCATGTAATGCAAAATACTGCAAAGATAAGTGGACACGGGCAAACTCTGAATCCACTGATGGAGGTTGTGAGACACGGAATCAGTATTTAGAAATGCTTCCGTCTgagcaaggaaagcaagaaTTTCTGAGGAATTCAGGCAGGCATATTGGGCAGCAACTGAAGCAAGGAAGGGAGAGACAGAAGTTACCAGAG